One window from the genome of Garra rufa chromosome 1, GarRuf1.0, whole genome shotgun sequence encodes:
- the LOC141322657 gene encoding uncharacterized protein, whose protein sequence is MKQSEYTESENISAQKRAQKIRTNEKGEFKVHKKIHTGERRFICQQCGKSFTRNSSLKDHMKIHTGEKPFICQQCGKRFIQKGKLKDHMKIHTGERGFICQQCGKSFSRNGTLKDHMRIHTGEKPFICQQCGRSFSENRNFKRHMRIHTGEKPFTCHQCGKSFSQQAEFKVHKKIHTGERRFICQQCGKSFTRNGTLKRHMRVHTGEKPFICQQCGRSFSENRNLKSHMRIHTGEKPFICQQCGRSFSENTNLKRHLRVHLGERTYACKQCGKSFHIKLQLTNHMEVHTGKKPFTCHLCGKSFNRKQTLYTHRRIHILENPFTCQQCGKSFSSKRYLNIHIKVYTGEKPYTCKQCGKSFSQRENLDAHLKIHNREKPNRSPQSGKSFDQSGNLDIDKKILIIESPFTYQQCGKKSMKCFRCGCEGHVIRVCPEKSADQNRDTNEVLNNSEQLQTSDKISCVDEEGHGDCGEDQNLFKTPTLKRKTKGKGKRASKKASGIVTEDARELDSELSNVEESAVDSDCESSDSVSSVSQKRSENKEADELASSFYVGLPKVSDETNSWLERPLSASELHVALQSMDCVSADVCTRNIASQEGDYVGF, encoded by the exons ATGAAACAGAGCGAATACACAGAG tcagaaaatatttctgcacaaaaaagagctcaaaagataAGAACGAATGAaaaaggagaatttaaagtccacaagaaaattcacactggagaaaggcgtttcatctgccaacagtgtggaaagagtttcactcgaaataGTAGCCTTAAAGACcatatgaaaattcacactggagagaagcctttcatctgtcaacagtgtggaaagagattcattcaaaaaggaaaacttaaagaccacatgaaaattcatactggagagagggGTTTCAtttgtcaacagtgtggaaagagtttctctcgAAATggaacccttaaagaccacatgagaattcacactggagagaaacctttcatctgccaacagtgtggaaggagtttcagtgaaaatagaaactttaaaagacacatgagaattcacacaggagagaaacctttcacctgccatcagtgtggaaagagtttcagtcaacaagcagaatttaaagtccacaagaaaatacacactggagagaggcgtttcatctgtcaacagtgtggaaagagtttcacccGAAATggaacccttaaaaggcacatgagagttcacacaggagaaaaacctttcatctgccaacagtgtggaaggagtttcagtgaaaatagaaaccttaaaagccacatgagaattcacacaggagaaaaacctttcatctgccaacagtgtggaaggagtttcagtgaaaatacaaaccttaaaagGCACCTGAGAGTTCACCTTGGAGAGAGGACTTacgcctgcaaacagtgtggaaagagtttccatATAAAATTACAACTTACAAACCACATGGaagttcacactggaaagaaaccCTTTACCTGCCATCTGTGTGGGAAAAGTTTTAATCGAAAACAAACCCTTTATACACACAGGCGAATTCACATTTTagagaacccttttacctgccagcagtgtggaaagagtttctctagtaaaagataccttaacattcacataaaagtttacactggagagaagccttacacatgcaaacagtgtggaaagagttttagtcaaCGAGAAAACCTTGACGCGCACCTGAAGATCCACAATagagagaagcctaacagatcccctcagtctggaaagagttttgatcaaagTGGAAACCTTGACATCGACAAGAAAATTCTCATTATAGAGAGCCCTTTTACCtaccaacagtgtggaaaaa AGTCCATGAAATGTTTTCGGTGTGGTTGTGAGGGTCACGTAATACGTGTGTGCCCTGAGAAGAGTGCAGACCAGAACCGTGATACAAATGAAGTGCTAAATAATTCAGAGCAGCTACAAACAAGTGATAAAATATCGTGTGTTGATGAAGAGGGGCATGGTGATTGTGGAG AGGATCAAAATCTTTTTAAAACACCgacattaaaaagaaaaactaaaggCAAGGGAAAAAGGGCTAGTAAGAAAGCCTCTGGAATTGTCACTGAGGATGCAAGAGAGTTGGACTCAGAGCTAAGTAATGTTGAGGAGTCTGCTGTGGATAGCGATTGTGAGTCGTCAGACTCTGTGAGCTCAGTCTCACAGAAGAG GAGTGAAAATAAAGAGGCGGATGAGTTGGCCAGTTCTTTTTATGTGGGTTTGCCCAAAGTATCGGATGAGACCAACTCTTGGCTCGAGAGGCCACTTTCAGCATCGGAGCTGCATGTTGCTCTGCAGAGCATGGATTGCG TGTCTGCCGATGTTTGCACTAGGAACATCGCCAGCCAAGAGGGGGATTatgtaggattttag